The Capsicum annuum cultivar UCD-10X-F1 unplaced genomic scaffold, UCD10Xv1.1 ctg49768, whole genome shotgun sequence DNA window AAAGTCGTctgatttaatttgttagtattATAACTAATTATAGCAACTTGCTGCAGTCTTCTTCATATGACATACAAGCTGATGAGTAGGATTTGTTTGACttcttttttctgttttcttTCTCGCTCATTTGGATTAGattaatattttagaaataaaatttagatatctAAACATTATATGAGTAGTACTACGGAAAAagctcaaatatgtcactgacctatcagaaatgactcatttatatcattcgttaaaagttgggctcatttatgccatcgccgttacaaaactagctcatccatgccattactttttaacagccgATTTTTAAAAACAGTCTTGCcacgtggcagcttattagagggccacgtcattttttttctttttaaaaaaaattaattttctttttaattttttttgatccattaaatattaatttgatctatgcttttaaaatttgattaatttttcatgatcaaataaatatttaaagatttttttttttttaaatctactactataatttataaccaaacgctattctaattaagcatatagtatgtcttagcatacatgaaatattttgtcagccgaatgtaagtaactttttatttttttatttttttactaagcATAGAATGACATCATTGGCAACAGGAGCGGCTCAAGCAAATTTATGGcctaagaaaaaaatcaaacgCAGGTCttgcgttttatttttttatataaaatttttcttttttctataaatagtatctaatatatttcttaaaatttgtaatttattattactaaaaaaaaataggcccctcaaattttggggtcttaggtggccgccttttctcctaaagggttgaGCCGCCCCTAATCAGCATTCAACATTTGTACGTAGCATtttatgcatcatcatttatcattaCAAAAATAGGAAGGCGACAACATGACAACATACATAGTATACGTAGATTTGCCAAAATGAGAAGCTAactattaatattataataataatatttgatgtttatatatcccttcagtttcaactgaaaaatgacaaaagttttaGTTAATgtgaatctttttaaaaaataaaataaataaagtgataaaaaacgtggagtgtatactctctccgttcccttttagttactcgccagtcaattaaaataactattttattataatatatttattaaatgatgtttactattgtatttgaaattaatttgaagaaaaaataattaatattaaaggtaaaatatgaaaacaatcttgatatgtcaaaagtgacaaaaaaacgaatcgaacgagaatgttttaagaatatattcatgaaaaattaatcaaattttaaaagcatagatcaaactaattttcaatggatcaaaaagttgcatggattctttttaatggatcaaaaaaaaaattattttttttttttaaattttaaaataataaaaaatgacgtgACCCTCTAATAAGCTGCTACGTGGCAAGGCTGTTTTTTAAAACCgactgttaaaaagtaatggcaagGATGAACcggttttgtaacggcgatgacataaatgagcccaacttttaacggatgacataaataagccatttctaatagttcagtgacatatttgagctTTTTCCCGTAGTACTATAATATAAatgtgataaaaaaaatacattataaaatGTTAGTTAAAGTTAAGGtagtttgaatttcaaaaaataaaaaagtgacaaACTGGGAGAAAGATAATTTAGGTAAGTCAATGTTTGCAATCTTCCTTTGTTGTTGCAGTTTTCATTCTGCTTCAACACTATACTTCATTGGCTATATTTCCAAATATTAGCACTGATGAAGCTGTTCTTCTAGCCTTCAAATATCATATTTCTATTGGTCCTAACCATATCTTAGCAACCAACTGGTCTTCTTCCAGTCCTGTCTGGTGCCATTCCATCATTTTTAAGTTTGTTACCAGACCTTCGGATTTTGCACCTTTCCTTAAGTCAATTCTCCGGAAAAATCCCATCTTCCTTTTCCAATCTGACAAAGCTGGAAGTACTGAGAATAAGGGAAAATTTTCTAGTAGGAGAGATCCCCAGGAGCTAGGTCGGCGATCTCACATGACTTTGTTATACCTGAAAAATAACCAGCTTATTGGCTCTATATCGTTGTCAATCTTTAACATTAGCACAATGCAACAAATGGCTCTACCTAGAACAATCTTACTGGTAAACTTCCAATAACTATATGTCACAATCTTCCAAACTTGGAAGGGCTATACATCTCAAACAACTACTTCGATGGCGTTATTCCACCAACATCAGAAAAATGCAGAAAGCTTCAATTCATGTCATTGTCT harbors:
- the LOC107857965 gene encoding uncharacterized protein LOC107857965 is translated as MARMNRFFFILLQHYTSLAIFPNISTDEAVLLAFKYHISIGPNHILATNWSSSSPVWCHSIIFKFVTRPSDFAPFLKSILRKNPIFLFQSDKAGSTENKGKFSSRRDPQELGRRSHMTLLYLKNNQLIGSISLSIFNISTMQQMALPRTILL